ACGAAGCCGCGGTCGGCGAGCGACAGGCAGTTGGTGTTGAAGCCGGCCGGAATGGTGATGCCGTAGGCGCCATAGCCGTAAAGCAGGCAGGGCGCGGTGCCGTCGAGCGGCGTATCCTTGCGATAGAGCAGCGTGACCGGCACCGTCTCGCCATCCCAGGCGGGGGCGAAGACCCGGCGGGTGACATAGTCATCGGGATTGTGGCCGGAGGGCACTTCCTGCGTCTTCAACAACGTGCGCTCGCGCGTCACCATATTGTAGTCGTAAAGCTGCGACGGCGTCGTCATCGAGGAATAGGAGAAGCGGATGACATCCGTATCGTATTCCGCCGCGCCCGAAAGCCCCAGCGAATAGGCTTCTTCGGCAAAGGCGATCGCATGTTCCTCGCCGGTCGCCCGGTCGCGGATCATGATCCGCGGCAACCCGTCCTTGCGCTCCAGCCACAGGAGGTGGCGAGCATAGGCCATGTGGCTGATGATGAGCGTGCCGGGCTTGTGAGCGACGACTTCGCGCCAGTTCTCCTTGCCCGGATTCTCCACCGGCGCTTCCATGATCTTGAAATCCTTGGCGCCGCCGTCATTGGTCAGGATATAGAAGACGTCGCCGCCCTCGGTCAGCGAATATTCGATGCCTTCCTCGCGCGCCGCCACCAGCTTCGGCTCGGCTGTCAGGTCCTTGGTGGACAGCAGCCGGTATTCGCTGGTCTCGTGGTCGTGAATATCGATATAGATGAAATCGTCGAGCAGCGAGCCGCCGACGCCCATGAAGAAGCCGGCATCGGCCTCCTCATAGACCAGCCGGTCTTCCGACTGGGGCCGGCCGACAATGTGGTGGAACACCTTCGAGGGCCGGTGGTTCTCGTCGAGCGCCGAATAGAAGAAGCTCTTGCCGTCTGGTGCCCAGACGCCGCCGCCGCCGGTATTCTCGATCCGGTCTTCGAGATCTTCCCCGGTCGCGAGATCGCGCACCTTCAGCGTGAAAAACTCCGAGCCCTTGTCGTCATAGCCCCAGATGCCGCGTCGGTGGTCGCTCGAATGGTCGAGACCGGCGAGGCGGAAATAGGCCTTGCCGGATGCCTCCTTGTCGCCGTCGAGCAGCACGGTGCGGATCGCCTCGTCGGCAACGTCGCCGTCGCGGGGAATGCGGAAATAGCGCGGCTGTTCGCCGCCGGCCACAAAGAACGTGCCGTAGGCATAGGCGCCGTCCTTCATCGGCACCGAGCTGTCGTCTTCCTTGATGCGGCCGCGCATCTCGGCAAACAGCGCCTTCTGCAGCGGCTTGGTATCCTCCATCGCCGCGTTCATATAGGCGTTTTCGGCTTCCAGATGCCGGCGGATCTCGGGGTCGAGGATCGACGGGTCCTTGAACATCGCCTGCCAGTTGCCGGCGCGCAGCCAGGCGTAATCGTCCGTGCGGGTA
This DNA window, taken from Rhizobium etli CFN 42, encodes the following:
- a CDS encoding S9 family peptidase, with the protein product MSVFKSLPTPPAAPKKPLSDTRHGITRTDDYAWLRAGNWQAMFKDPSILDPEIRRHLEAENAYMNAAMEDTKPLQKALFAEMRGRIKEDDSSVPMKDGAYAYGTFFVAGGEQPRYFRIPRDGDVADEAIRTVLLDGDKEASGKAYFRLAGLDHSSDHRRGIWGYDDKGSEFFTLKVRDLATGEDLEDRIENTGGGGVWAPDGKSFFYSALDENHRPSKVFHHIVGRPQSEDRLVYEEADAGFFMGVGGSLLDDFIYIDIHDHETSEYRLLSTKDLTAEPKLVAAREEGIEYSLTEGGDVFYILTNDGGAKDFKIMEAPVENPGKENWREVVAHKPGTLIISHMAYARHLLWLERKDGLPRIMIRDRATGEEHAIAFAEEAYSLGLSGAAEYDTDVIRFSYSSMTTPSQLYDYNMVTRERTLLKTQEVPSGHNPDDYVTRRVFAPAWDGETVPVTLLYRKDTPLDGTAPCLLYGYGAYGITIPAGFNTNCLSLADRGFVYAIAHIRGGKDKGFAWYEDGKMDKKTNSFKDFVAAADYLNQQKFTSYAKIIAEGGSAGGMLMGAVANMAPEKFAGIIAAVPFVDVLNTMLDDTLPLTPPEWPEWGNPIDSREEYEQIAAYSPYDNVSAKAYPPILALGGLTDPRVTYWEPAKWVAKLRDKTTGEAPILLKTNMDAGHGGASGRFQRLEEIAFEYAFAIKVAGKM